One window of Bacteroides sp. AN502(2024) genomic DNA carries:
- a CDS encoding zinc-dependent metalloprotease: MQKILMIIVSVLWGLQGAEARTDVISSLEYGTKSLVLREDTVKKDTVRKPTAYEKLLKEGGSECEGMFTVRHIKDGWYFEVPDSLLGRLLLVVTRFKAVPQGFKMLSGEEVNRSVVYWEQHDSKTLFLREYVQSQFARPGDKIAEALKQSTVDPVICKFDVIGRNPKTQAQLIHVSKFLLSDNKTCGFTSRDRSILSIGSLAQDRTYMDTIKTYPINVEVVTLRTYNITSGKLPAAATGSVTVKLNTSIVMLPEEPMQPRLADERVGFFQNPLTEFSDDQQVTTHDAIIQRYRLEPKDPERYRKGLLTEPKRPIVYYIDPATPKKWIPYLKAGVNDWNVAFEAAGFKNAIIAKEWPDDPAMSLDDARYSVIRYLPSETENAYGPRIVDPRSGEIMESHICWYHNVMNLLKKWYMVQCGPLDKRAQSMTFDDKLMGTLIQFVSSHEVGHTLGLRHNMAASSATPVEKLRDKAWVEAHGHTVSIMDYARFNYVAQPEDRVSEKGLFPRIGDYDKWAIRWGYQYRPEFKDPFQEKKALRAEVTKKLQGDHRLLYIGDEGKGTDPRSQSEDLGDNNMKANEYGIKNLKRVMEHILAWTAQPDDQYDDLNTIYKSVRAQYMKYTLHVQKNLGGRYANNLPGQKPYDYLPRSVQKEAVEWLGRNLLVAPLWLYPDKVVSCTGVKVVDEIRDRQSSTLALLLAPGMLQNLYSASMCASDPYPIEEYLDDVFATVWKPLNDSNELENNFRRQQQRVYLGFIERMMNPDSKDAGNVNTTVSRSDILLFVEMHLDKMEGYVKEQLAICKGGDLNSRHYTALLRNIKKVKEKYYGKNADA; encoded by the coding sequence ATGCAAAAGATTTTAATGATAATTGTATCGGTACTATGGGGACTGCAAGGAGCAGAAGCCCGGACCGATGTGATAAGTTCGCTTGAATATGGAACGAAAAGTCTGGTGCTCCGTGAGGATACAGTCAAGAAAGACACTGTCAGGAAACCGACCGCTTACGAGAAACTTCTGAAAGAGGGAGGGAGTGAATGTGAGGGCATGTTTACAGTGCGTCATATCAAGGATGGTTGGTATTTTGAAGTACCGGATTCTTTATTGGGGCGATTGTTATTGGTTGTTACTCGCTTCAAAGCCGTACCGCAGGGGTTCAAAATGCTCAGTGGGGAAGAGGTGAACCGGAGTGTGGTTTATTGGGAACAGCATGACAGCAAGACTCTATTCTTGCGTGAATATGTACAGTCGCAGTTTGCCCGTCCGGGTGATAAAATAGCAGAGGCGTTAAAGCAGTCGACTGTAGATCCGGTGATCTGTAAGTTTGATGTTATCGGCAGAAATCCGAAAACACAGGCGCAGCTCATCCATGTATCCAAGTTTCTTTTGAGCGATAACAAGACATGCGGTTTTACATCGCGTGACCGTTCCATTCTTAGCATTGGTTCTTTAGCGCAGGACCGTACCTATATGGATACGATAAAGACCTATCCTATTAATGTGGAAGTGGTCACGTTGCGTACTTACAATATTACTTCCGGTAAATTGCCGGCTGCGGCAACGGGTTCGGTGACAGTGAAACTGAATACCAGTATCGTAATGTTACCTGAGGAACCGATGCAACCGAGGCTGGCGGACGAACGGGTCGGATTTTTCCAGAATCCGTTGACCGAATTTTCAGATGATCAGCAGGTTACAACACATGATGCCATCATTCAGCGTTACCGGTTGGAGCCGAAAGACCCGGAACGTTATCGTAAAGGACTACTTACCGAACCGAAGCGTCCTATTGTGTACTACATCGATCCGGCAACACCCAAGAAATGGATACCTTATCTGAAAGCCGGTGTAAACGACTGGAATGTTGCCTTTGAAGCAGCCGGATTCAAAAATGCCATCATAGCTAAAGAATGGCCGGATGATCCTGCAATGAGCTTGGACGATGCACGTTATAGTGTGATACGCTATCTGCCTTCTGAAACGGAGAATGCTTATGGACCGCGCATTGTCGATCCGCGTAGTGGAGAAATCATGGAAAGTCATATTTGCTGGTATCACAATGTGATGAACTTGCTTAAAAAGTGGTATATGGTGCAGTGCGGACCTTTGGATAAACGTGCACAGTCAATGACCTTTGATGATAAATTAATGGGGACTTTGATTCAATTTGTTTCCTCGCACGAGGTAGGGCATACGCTGGGGTTACGTCACAATATGGCCGCCAGTTCGGCTACTCCGGTAGAGAAGTTGCGTGATAAAGCTTGGGTGGAAGCCCATGGGCATACGGTATCTATCATGGATTATGCACGGTTTAATTATGTCGCACAGCCCGAGGACCGGGTTTCAGAGAAGGGGCTTTTCCCCCGCATTGGCGACTATGATAAATGGGCGATAAGATGGGGGTACCAATATCGTCCGGAATTTAAAGACCCCTTTCAGGAAAAAAAGGCATTGCGTGCTGAAGTCACTAAGAAACTTCAGGGCGACCATCGTTTGTTGTATATCGGTGATGAGGGGAAAGGTACTGACCCGCGCAGCCAGAGTGAGGACTTGGGAGACAATAATATGAAAGCCAATGAATACGGTATAAAGAACCTGAAAAGGGTGATGGAACATATACTGGCTTGGACAGCACAGCCTGACGACCAGTATGATGATCTGAATACGATCTATAAATCTGTCCGTGCCCAATATATGAAATATACTCTGCATGTGCAGAAAAACCTGGGAGGACGCTATGCCAATAATCTGCCGGGACAGAAGCCTTACGATTATCTGCCGCGTAGTGTGCAGAAAGAAGCAGTAGAGTGGCTGGGACGGAATCTGCTTGTCGCTCCGCTTTGGCTCTATCCGGATAAGGTGGTAAGTTGTACCGGAGTGAAAGTGGTGGATGAGATTCGCGACCGTCAAAGTTCTACTTTGGCTTTATTGCTTGCCCCGGGAATGTTACAGAATCTGTATTCGGCTTCCATGTGTGCTTCAGACCCTTATCCGATCGAAGAATATTTGGACGATGTGTTTGCTACGGTGTGGAAACCTTTGAATGATTCCAATGAACTGGAAAATAATTTCCGTCGTCAGCAGCAACGGGTTTATCTGGGATTTATCGAACGTATGATGAATCCTGATAGCAAAGATGCCGGAAATGTGAATACAACGGTTAGCCGTTCCGATATTCTGCTCTTTGTAGAAATGCACCTGGATAAGATGGAAGGATATGTGAAAGAGCAACTTGCCATTTGTAAAGGAGGAGATCTTAATAGCAGGCACTATACCGCTTTGCTACGGAATATAAAGAAAGTAAAAGAAAAATATTATGGGAAAAATGCCGATGCATAA
- a CDS encoding SusC/RagA family TonB-linked outer membrane protein translates to MKRLQITLSCEKVMRKGVWMKAAFLLLMFVTALYGRAQDTDGKLISLELKEAPLGEALKQFSNMSGYKVNFSSEDVGAYRVSVSIRRLAPLAALQKILAGKPFEYEVKQHFITVRKVKPASAAARKVRNIEGCVVDEKGDPLPGANIRGIDSPFGAISDIKGNFICKVMEETHTLEVSFVGMQTEKVAIKGRTHVNVIMHEDKLQLGDVVVTGYQRISRERSTASFGFIDSEQLTRQMHTDLTSSLEGQIAGLRMDINPNNGDMSPILRGVGTFSEEVGTNPLIVVDDMPTNLTLNEINPYNVESVTVLKDAAAASIYGALAANGVIVVTTKQGKEEGAHVNINADWFITGKPNFNSLNLASTSDIIDYQTAVFDANVAESGSASGFLSTYRSNYYNPLFQLYLDRENGALSNREVEATLNQWRNNDYYKEYRDNAWRTAVTQRYNVSVSQKVGKNNHFLSFNYENDKGRTINDKRNKFSLYYKSNYAITSWLNVNAGVDARLGSSDTPNTLFTSYTMQQRYERIMDDDGNRYMSPYVNLKGYSGGTYNGSVVSKAEGVSPYKTFGFNVLDALGEGGTKSRDVSIRPFVSLQARFLKMFKYKFMYQYEWNHSKSEVFDAEDSFMMRMTYNSMIDEKGKSHMPEGGRFFQSELSSNRYTVRNQIDFDKSWKNHAITAIAGLEFRENKIPKATQQLMFGYDPQTLTSDIMDWQAYRDGVGISALSGSTITLGGLSPTLQETRHRYASFYANAGYSYLSRYNVSGSIRWDQADLFGLDIRNQRHPLWSVGASWIISEESFFKDIFWINFLKARMTYGINGNVDQGSTTYFVVKQKTQSNPIKTTYLTYDDDDLPNPKLRWEKTATYNVGLDFRLFNNWMIGSLEYYNRSASDLLVRRYMDPTLGAKSRVVNNGKMRNRGIEFSLTANIIRKKDWNFAIDFNFAHNKNKMLKVDHNDADTSASFITSPLKFFMEGTSYNTLWAYRIDRIENGYPIAVDKDGNDLVKFNEDGTVADITTSSSLKGTDDLVNLGSLTPSFNGALMLRLSYKGIDLNASFVYAGGNKLRNSVVSMSDQTGSQTLKDIANRWSADAPDANVRMYIDMPAKDKTYASTFQYWWQYGDINVKDAGYVKLRSLSLGYNLPSDICRQLRLHSLKLKLQVNNLFTWCKAGNGIDPESYSLNNATRSIASPKTYSIGLSTSF, encoded by the coding sequence ATGAAAAGGCTACAAATTACATTGTCTTGCGAAAAGGTAATGAGAAAGGGCGTATGGATGAAAGCCGCTTTCCTATTGCTGATGTTTGTAACTGCCCTCTATGGACGGGCACAGGATACGGACGGTAAATTGATTTCTTTGGAACTAAAAGAAGCACCGCTGGGAGAAGCTTTGAAGCAGTTCAGCAATATGTCCGGTTATAAGGTGAATTTCTCCAGTGAAGATGTCGGAGCGTACCGGGTAAGCGTAAGTATACGCCGGTTGGCGCCTTTGGCGGCACTTCAGAAAATATTGGCAGGGAAGCCTTTTGAATATGAGGTGAAACAACATTTTATCACTGTCCGTAAAGTGAAGCCAGCATCGGCTGCTGCACGTAAAGTCAGGAACATCGAAGGATGTGTCGTGGATGAAAAAGGGGATCCGTTGCCGGGTGCGAATATTCGGGGAATCGACAGTCCGTTTGGAGCTATTTCCGATATTAAAGGAAATTTCATTTGTAAGGTGATGGAGGAAACCCACACATTGGAAGTATCTTTTGTCGGTATGCAGACAGAGAAGGTTGCTATCAAAGGGCGTACTCATGTCAATGTGATTATGCATGAAGATAAATTGCAATTGGGAGATGTGGTAGTAACGGGGTATCAGCGTATCAGCCGTGAACGTTCTACTGCTTCTTTCGGTTTCATAGATTCCGAACAACTGACAAGACAGATGCACACTGACTTGACTTCGTCTTTGGAAGGGCAGATAGCCGGTTTGCGTATGGACATTAATCCGAATAACGGAGATATGAGCCCCATTCTTCGTGGTGTAGGTACGTTTTCGGAGGAGGTAGGTACAAATCCGCTGATTGTGGTGGATGATATGCCTACCAACCTGACTTTGAACGAGATAAATCCTTATAATGTGGAGAGTGTGACGGTCTTGAAAGATGCGGCGGCAGCCAGTATTTATGGCGCTTTGGCTGCAAACGGCGTTATTGTGGTAACGACTAAACAGGGCAAAGAAGAGGGTGCGCATGTGAATATCAATGCGGACTGGTTCATCACAGGCAAACCGAATTTTAACAGCTTGAACCTGGCGTCTACAAGTGATATCATTGATTATCAGACTGCAGTGTTTGATGCAAATGTAGCCGAATCGGGTAGTGCGTCCGGTTTCTTGTCTACTTATAGGTCAAACTATTATAATCCGTTATTCCAACTCTATTTAGACCGGGAAAATGGTGCGCTAAGTAATCGTGAAGTCGAAGCCACGTTGAATCAATGGCGTAATAATGATTATTATAAAGAATACCGTGATAATGCCTGGCGTACGGCTGTGACCCAGCGCTATAATGTGAGTGTATCACAGAAAGTCGGAAAAAACAATCACTTCCTTTCGTTCAATTATGAAAATGACAAGGGGCGTACGATAAATGATAAAAGGAATAAATTCTCCTTGTATTATAAGTCGAACTATGCCATCACCAGTTGGTTGAATGTGAATGCCGGGGTGGACGCCCGTCTGGGAAGTAGTGATACACCGAATACCCTGTTTACCAGTTACACTATGCAACAACGTTATGAAAGAATAATGGATGACGATGGCAACCGCTATATGTCTCCTTATGTAAATCTGAAGGGATATTCGGGTGGGACTTACAACGGCAGTGTTGTGAGCAAGGCAGAAGGTGTTTCACCTTATAAAACGTTTGGTTTCAATGTGCTTGACGCATTGGGGGAAGGCGGTACTAAATCACGTGATGTCAGTATCCGTCCGTTTGTCAGCCTGCAGGCTCGTTTTCTGAAGATGTTTAAATACAAATTCATGTATCAATACGAATGGAATCATAGCAAAAGTGAAGTTTTTGATGCGGAAGACTCCTTTATGATGCGTATGACGTACAATTCGATGATTGATGAAAAAGGAAAATCACACATGCCGGAAGGCGGGCGGTTCTTTCAAAGTGAGCTGAGCAGTAATCGTTATACGGTACGTAACCAGATAGACTTTGATAAAAGCTGGAAGAACCATGCAATAACCGCCATTGCCGGACTCGAATTCAGGGAGAATAAAATACCGAAAGCTACCCAGCAATTAATGTTTGGCTATGATCCTCAGACACTGACCTCTGATATAATGGATTGGCAGGCATACCGTGACGGTGTAGGAATCAGTGCTCTTAGCGGAAGTACGATTACGTTGGGTGGCTTGTCGCCTACATTGCAGGAAACGCGCCATCGTTATGCATCCTTCTATGCCAATGCGGGCTATTCTTACTTATCCCGTTATAATGTGTCCGGAAGTATCCGTTGGGATCAGGCAGACTTGTTCGGACTGGATATCCGTAATCAGCGTCATCCCCTGTGGTCTGTCGGTGCGTCCTGGATCATTTCGGAAGAGTCGTTCTTTAAAGATATTTTTTGGATCAATTTCCTGAAAGCTCGTATGACTTATGGAATCAACGGTAATGTGGATCAAGGTTCGACCACTTATTTTGTGGTAAAGCAAAAAACACAGAGCAATCCGATCAAGACGACTTACTTGACTTATGACGACGATGATCTTCCGAATCCGAAACTCCGTTGGGAGAAAACAGCTACTTATAATGTGGGATTGGATTTCCGTCTTTTCAATAATTGGATGATCGGTAGCTTGGAATATTATAATCGTTCCGCATCCGATTTGCTTGTACGCCGTTATATGGATCCTACTTTGGGAGCTAAATCACGTGTGGTGAACAATGGGAAAATGCGTAACCGGGGCATTGAATTCTCCCTTACTGCCAATATCATCAGAAAGAAAGACTGGAACTTTGCCATTGATTTCAACTTTGCTCATAATAAAAACAAGATGTTAAAGGTGGACCATAATGACGCGGACACTTCGGCCAGTTTTATTACGAGCCCGCTGAAGTTCTTTATGGAAGGAACCAGCTATAACACACTTTGGGCTTACCGTATCGACCGTATTGAAAACGGATATCCGATAGCAGTGGATAAGGACGGGAACGACCTCGTGAAATTTAATGAAGATGGTACGGTAGCTGATATTACCACCAGTTCGTCACTGAAAGGTACCGATGATTTGGTAAACCTTGGTTCGTTGACTCCGAGTTTTAATGGAGCACTGATGTTGAGACTTAGTTACAAAGGGATCGACTTGAATGCTTCCTTTGTATATGCAGGGGGCAACAAGTTACGTAACAGTGTGGTAAGTATGAGTGACCAGACAGGAAGCCAAACTTTGAAAGATATTGCCAACCGCTGGAGTGCGGATGCACCGGATGCAAATGTACGTATGTATATCGATATGCCGGCAAAGGATAAAACTTATGCAAGTACTTTCCAGTATTGGTGGCAGTATGGCGATATCAATGTGAAGGATGCCGGTTATGTGAAATTGCGTAGTCTGAGTCTTGGCTATAATTTGCCGTCTGATATCTGTCGTCAACTCAGGCTTCATTCATTGAAGTTGAAGTTGCAGGTGAACAATCTGTTTACCTGGTGTAAGGCAGGAAATGGCATTGACCCGGAAAGTTATAGCCTGAATAATGCCACACGCAGCATCGCTTCGCCCAAGACTTACTCTATCGGATTATCAACAAGTTTCTAA
- a CDS encoding RagB/SusD family nutrient uptake outer membrane protein, translating to MRRLLYILPVLLIWGLAACENYVDITPTGKKTVDSTETYYELVALPNRSYYPSSFALLSDNVWSKESNIIGKEYLSFDGINMTFNEAADRKELSDNNLYANCYQYILRSNIVISLIDHSMGDKNVKELAKAEAKLMRAWDHFILVNTFAKAYNPETAATDGGIAIVDEYNLEATPTKATVAQVYDFIIKDIEDALPYLQEKPVNVYHPSKAFGYALAARVYLFHRDWKKAKEAAEESLKLNNALIDYIALEADGGPTKVLTYAKGGNPEVLNYAYMGSPSDNPAYTYGMISPELVQLFGDNDERFNLFFKTTGNSKFFFDEGSGTALWNAGITYSKFQYMAVGMRTAEVYLILAEANARLNDVSGAVKVLNLLREKRIKGSEAVLPEPATQREMMQAIINERRKELLFGFSRFWDLKRLNTEADYAKTITRTFPVVTTDVEQKTYTLKPDSRLYVIPFPVAAREKNPNLTLNTNE from the coding sequence ATGCGTAGACTACTTTATATCTTGCCGGTTCTGCTTATATGGGGACTTGCAGCTTGCGAGAATTACGTGGATATTACTCCCACAGGAAAGAAGACTGTGGACTCTACCGAGACTTATTATGAATTGGTGGCTTTGCCGAACCGAAGTTATTATCCGTCGTCTTTTGCTTTGTTGAGTGATAATGTCTGGTCAAAAGAATCGAATATTATCGGCAAGGAATATCTTTCCTTTGATGGAATCAATATGACTTTTAATGAGGCTGCCGATCGTAAAGAGCTAAGTGATAACAATCTGTATGCAAACTGCTACCAATACATTTTACGCTCTAACATCGTGATTTCGTTGATTGATCATAGTATGGGTGACAAGAATGTGAAGGAGCTGGCTAAAGCGGAAGCAAAGCTCATGCGTGCGTGGGATCACTTTATCTTGGTGAATACATTCGCTAAAGCCTATAATCCGGAGACAGCAGCCACTGACGGTGGTATCGCCATTGTCGACGAATATAACTTGGAAGCGACTCCTACCAAAGCGACTGTTGCCCAAGTCTATGACTTTATCATCAAGGATATCGAAGATGCGTTACCTTATTTACAGGAGAAACCGGTGAATGTGTATCATCCGTCGAAAGCATTCGGCTATGCATTGGCGGCACGCGTTTATCTGTTCCATCGTGACTGGAAAAAGGCTAAGGAGGCAGCGGAGGAATCTTTGAAACTGAACAATGCTTTGATAGATTATATCGCTTTGGAGGCGGATGGAGGTCCGACCAAAGTGCTTACTTATGCCAAAGGTGGCAACCCGGAAGTGTTGAATTATGCCTATATGGGTAGTCCCAGCGACAATCCGGCTTATACCTATGGTATGATTAGTCCGGAACTGGTACAGCTCTTCGGAGATAATGACGAGCGGTTTAATCTGTTTTTCAAGACGACCGGAAATTCGAAGTTTTTCTTTGATGAGGGCTCTGGAACTGCTTTATGGAATGCGGGAATTACCTATTCTAAGTTCCAGTATATGGCTGTAGGTATGCGTACCGCCGAAGTTTATCTGATTTTGGCAGAAGCCAATGCGCGATTGAATGATGTATCCGGAGCTGTCAAAGTGTTAAACCTGTTGCGTGAGAAACGTATCAAGGGGAGTGAAGCGGTATTGCCGGAACCGGCTACACAGCGTGAGATGATGCAGGCAATCATCAATGAGCGTCGTAAAGAGTTACTCTTCGGGTTCAGCCGTTTCTGGGATTTGAAGCGGTTAAATACGGAAGCTGACTATGCGAAGACGATTACCCGTACTTTCCCGGTGGTAACTACGGATGTTGAACAGAAAACGTATACATTGAAACCGGATTCACGTTTGTATGTCATTCCGTTCCCGGTAGCTGCCCGTGAGAAAAATCCGAACCTGACACTGAATACTAACGAATAA
- a CDS encoding FecR family protein, translating into MMEKTDQNSDYALRAIQEPRIRETEEFTQWIRVPENKELFLDLMACKEAVMRENLDRRRKAKTRMRIWIAASAVAAVVVSVFLMPSLLPSFFIKKEEPVRVFASTVSAEQVMLQMDGRSEQQLLEDSVMDIKEWKTLVKDTSCCQTLTTPRGKSFLLVLSDGTKVWINAESSLRYPVAFNGKERRVELTGEACFEVAKDEKCPFIVSADGMDTHVLGTKFNVRSYTTEDRHVTLVQGKVQVTNKSSLTSVVLQPGQDLTYTETGEEKISHVNIATYTAWTEGMFYFEDAALEEIMTSLGRWYNVNIDFERVELCHIRLNFWANRNAPLEEAVELLNKLEKVRVDYQDGTITIKHI; encoded by the coding sequence ATGATGGAAAAAACAGACCAAAATTCAGACTATGCATTGCGTGCAATACAGGAACCGCGAATAAGGGAGACAGAAGAGTTCACCCAATGGATCCGTGTACCTGAAAACAAGGAACTATTTCTTGATTTGATGGCTTGCAAGGAAGCCGTGATGCGTGAAAACCTGGATAGGAGGCGTAAAGCAAAAACGAGAATGCGTATTTGGATAGCGGCTTCTGCCGTGGCAGCCGTTGTGGTTTCGGTTTTCCTGATGCCTTCTTTACTTCCTTCTTTCTTTATAAAAAAAGAGGAACCGGTGCGAGTCTTTGCCTCAACTGTCAGTGCAGAACAGGTGATGCTTCAAATGGATGGTCGTAGTGAACAACAACTATTGGAAGACAGTGTGATGGATATCAAAGAATGGAAAACATTGGTGAAGGATACCTCCTGCTGCCAAACGTTGACTACACCCCGTGGAAAAAGTTTCCTGCTGGTATTGTCCGACGGGACTAAGGTGTGGATAAATGCTGAAAGTAGCCTGCGTTATCCTGTTGCATTCAACGGAAAAGAACGCCGGGTAGAGCTGACAGGTGAAGCCTGTTTTGAAGTGGCAAAGGATGAAAAATGTCCCTTTATCGTAAGTGCCGATGGTATGGATACTCATGTGCTGGGTACTAAATTTAATGTACGTTCATACACAACAGAAGACCGCCACGTGACATTGGTGCAGGGAAAAGTGCAAGTGACCAACAAAAGCAGTCTTACTTCCGTAGTGCTTCAACCCGGACAGGACTTGACCTATACGGAAACCGGAGAAGAGAAGATATCGCATGTCAACATAGCTACCTATACGGCTTGGACAGAAGGAATGTTCTATTTTGAAGATGCAGCGTTGGAAGAAATTATGACTTCTCTGGGCAGATGGTACAACGTGAATATCGACTTTGAACGGGTGGAACTATGCCATATCCGCCTGAACTTCTGGGCGAACCGCAACGCCCCCTTGGAAGAGGCGGTGGAACTGTTGAATAAACTGGAGAAAGTACGCGTAGATTATCAGGACGGAACTATTACGATTAAACATATATAA
- a CDS encoding ATP-binding cassette domain-containing protein, producing the protein MNQNTFCMAGGVARNPLVRLAKPITATIGANEHIAIVGPNGGGKSLFVDTLIGKYPLREGTVQYNFFPSATRTLYDNVKYIAFRDTYGSADANYYYQQRWNAHDQDEAPDVREMLGEIKDEQLQRELFELFRIEPLLDKKIILLSSGELRKFQLAKTLLTAPRVLIMDNPFIGLDAPTRELLFSLLERLTKMSSVQIILVLSMLDDIPSFITHVIPVDQMEVFPKMEREAYLEAFRSRDAVTSLDDLQQRIIDLPSDGNNYDSEEVVKLNKVSIRYGDRTILKELDWTVRRGEKWALSGENGAGKSTLLSLVCADNPQSYACDISLFGRKRGTGESIWEIKKHIGYVSPEMHRAYLKNLPAIEIVASGLHDSIGLYKRPRPEQMAICEWWMDIFGIADLKDKPFLQLSSGEQRLALLARAFVKDPELLILDEPLHGLDTYNRRRVKKIIEAFCQRKNKTMIMVTHYESELPDTITNRIFLKRNEVSIS; encoded by the coding sequence ATGAACCAAAATACATTCTGCATGGCGGGGGGCGTAGCACGCAACCCGCTTGTGCGTTTAGCCAAACCCATCACGGCAACTATCGGAGCGAATGAGCATATAGCCATTGTAGGTCCCAATGGTGGTGGTAAAAGTCTTTTTGTAGATACCCTGATCGGAAAATATCCATTGCGTGAAGGAACCGTTCAATATAATTTTTTCCCCTCTGCCACCCGGACTCTTTATGATAATGTGAAATACATTGCTTTCCGCGATACTTACGGATCTGCCGATGCCAATTACTACTATCAGCAGCGTTGGAATGCTCACGATCAGGATGAGGCTCCCGATGTGCGTGAGATGTTGGGAGAAATCAAGGACGAGCAACTGCAACGTGAATTGTTTGAACTCTTCCGTATCGAACCGTTGCTCGACAAGAAGATCATTCTCCTTTCCAGCGGTGAATTACGTAAATTCCAGCTAGCCAAAACCTTGCTGACTGCTCCTCGCGTGTTGATTATGGATAATCCGTTTATCGGACTGGATGCTCCTACGCGCGAACTGTTATTCTCTTTGCTCGAACGTCTGACGAAAATGTCATCCGTACAAATCATTCTGGTACTTTCCATGCTCGATGATATACCGTCATTCATTACTCATGTCATTCCTGTGGACCAGATGGAGGTCTTTCCTAAAATGGAACGTGAAGCCTATCTCGAAGCTTTCCGTAGTAGAGATGCGGTTACCTCTTTGGATGATTTGCAGCAACGGATTATAGATTTGCCATCTGATGGTAACAATTACGATTCGGAGGAAGTAGTGAAACTGAATAAGGTCAGTATCCGTTATGGCGACCGAACTATTCTGAAAGAACTGGACTGGACAGTCCGTCGTGGTGAGAAGTGGGCGTTGAGTGGTGAGAACGGTGCCGGGAAATCGACGCTGTTGAGCCTTGTCTGTGCAGACAATCCGCAATCGTATGCTTGTGACATCAGTCTCTTCGGACGGAAAAGAGGGACGGGAGAAAGTATTTGGGAAATCAAGAAACATATCGGTTACGTAAGCCCCGAGATGCACCGTGCTTATCTTAAAAATCTGCCTGCTATCGAGATTGTAGCCAGTGGTTTGCATGACAGTATCGGTCTGTATAAACGTCCTCGACCGGAACAGATGGCTATCTGTGAGTGGTGGATGGATATATTCGGCATTGCAGATTTGAAAGATAAACCATTCCTGCAACTATCCAGTGGAGAACAACGCCTGGCCTTGCTGGCAAGAGCTTTCGTCAAAGATCCGGAACTGCTGATTCTGGATGAGCCACTCCATGGATTGGATACTTATAATCGTCGCCGGGTAAAGAAGATTATTGAAGCCTTTTGCCAACGTAAAAATAAAACCATGATTATGGTGACGCATTATGAATCGGAACTTCCGGATACTATTACAAACCGCATCTTTCTGAAAAGAAATGAAGTGTCCATATCGTAG
- a CDS encoding RNA polymerase sigma factor, which translates to MNDSQNAIAVIYRKHWQKLYIHAYNLLNDGECAKDIVNDVFCSVLENGRLLTEEADLLPLFYVMVKNRCIDHIRHQSVVHKNSERYLEELYGGWTAKEYQEYEDKINRMQESIRQMAPQMRTVVEEFFLKEKKCAEISETLNISDNTVRTHIARALKILRKRLNVFF; encoded by the coding sequence ATGAATGATAGCCAAAATGCTATAGCTGTAATATACAGGAAACATTGGCAGAAACTCTATATTCATGCATATAATCTGTTGAATGACGGAGAATGTGCAAAGGATATCGTGAATGATGTCTTTTGCTCTGTGCTTGAAAATGGCAGGCTGTTGACTGAGGAGGCAGATTTACTTCCCTTGTTTTATGTGATGGTGAAAAACCGTTGCATTGACCATATACGTCATCAGAGTGTCGTTCATAAGAATTCGGAAAGATACTTGGAGGAGCTTTATGGTGGCTGGACTGCGAAAGAGTATCAGGAGTATGAAGATAAAATAAATCGGATGCAGGAGAGTATCCGTCAAATGGCTCCGCAAATGCGCACGGTAGTGGAAGAGTTTTTTCTGAAAGAAAAGAAATGTGCGGAAATCAGTGAGACTTTAAATATCAGCGATAATACAGTTAGAACCCACATAGCTAGAGCTTTAAAGATACTTCGTAAACGATTAAACGTCTTTTTTTGA